The genomic stretch GTATGTAAAGTAAAAGGGCAATACGTGGAAGTACTGTTTCACGGCAATATTATCACGGTAACAGATATGTACGGCAATAAGGGCTGCTTTCTGCTGAATAATGCACTCACCAGGGATTATAAATATTACAGAAACCTGTACCCAAAACTATCGTTGGCGCAAAAGAAACGACTCGGCCTTACCATACTATAAAAATACAATCATATGAGTACAGAACTATTCATTTCCGGATACCGGACCAACTTCCTGAACGCAGCAGTAAATCTGCCAACCCTCAACAGCAAACAGTCTGAGGACCTGGCGCCGGTTGACGGCAGACCAGATAACGTAGCGGAATATATCAACTATAGCCTTCAGGTGAGCGCTTCCAGGGGATTCCCCTATTATACAGCCTCCAATATTGACGGGGTCAATTTCAAAAAAGCGCCTCGTCGCGATGCCTGGCGTACCGACCAGCGGATCAGCCGGGAGCACCAGTGGGGACCGGAATTGTACCGGGCCGACAAAAGTGATTTTGACAAAGGCCATATGACCAAACGGGAAGATGTGCAGTGGGGAGACTCCATTGCCATTGCTTCCAAAGCGGCGGATGCCACTTTCTTTTACACGAACGCGGTGCCACAGCATGCACAGCTGAACCAACAGATCTGGCGCAGCCTGGAAGACTATGTGCTGCATACCGAGGCACGGCAACATGATCTGCTGATCTCTGTATTTACAGGTCCGGTACTGAGCAAAAAAGATCCCTGGTTTGTAACGCCGGTCAAAAACCGGCGCCTGCAGCTGCCCATCCTGTTCTGGAAGATCATCTATTTCACCAGAAAAGATGGATCTCTTTATCGTGTCGGTTTTCTGATGAGCCAATCGTCCCTGTTATTCAGTGAAGGCATTGTGGAAACAGCGATCACCGAAAAGGCGAGGGGAGAAGAGACAGAGGAAGATCAGCTGTTCATGGAATTTGAAGAGGCAGATACCTACCAGGTCAATATAGGGACCATTGAAACCCTATCAGGCCTGCAATTTGCCAAAGCATCGGAGCCTTTTGAAGACAGCAGGAGTATCAGGCTGGTGCTGAAAGAGATTGATATCAAAGAATCCATCAAGGAAAGCAACAATGCCTATGAGCAGATCGGGTTCCGCATAGAAGGATTACAGATCTGAAAAATTTACGACGTTCTTTTAAGGAGAGAGGCCCGGACAGATAATTATCTGCCCGGGCCTTTCCATCCTGTTAACAGCGCCCTTGTGGTTCCGCATAAAGTATATGTTGAATTTCTTCATCAACGCCTTTCAGGCCCTTACCCGGGGTTTGTGCAAAGATCGGGGCGAAGAGAAAAAGGGCTAAGATGTAAAAGATAAATCTCATGTGGTTATTTCTGTGCAATCTTGATAAAGTTCCCGTATTTGTCTTACAAGTGACCCTGTAATTAATTCTATTTTTTTCAACCACAGATCAAAGTTAGATCAGGTTCAAAAATGATGAATTATCTTAATGGGATAGCGAATATCTATAAACGAAAAGAGTGGCGGAGCAGCAATACCTGCTGGTACAAATTGGCAACAAGTTGACACAAATTAATGAATGGATTAAGGGAAGACTGATTAACTTATGGGTAGTTACATCATATAAACCTTTTAAAATTTATCTTATGACAAAAAGATCTTTCCTTTTGATCGCTGCCCTCATTCTTAGTTGCGGCCTTAGCATGCAAGCTACTCCTTCCTTCAGGCAGCCTGATCGCACAGCTGGCCTGCAACCGCGGGCATTTGTCTGGAATTTCATCTATGCCTTTGGTAATGGTCCCGTACCGGGCTTAAGCTGGTCCGGTAATTACCTGTATATCACTTCCGGTAGCTACGTGGTATATTCCGCAAACGGATACGGGTTCCTGTCTCCGTCTAACCCCGTTTACTGCAATGCCGTGGATAATGCCAACACCTATGTACAGGTTGCTGTCATTGGCACCAATACTCCTTCCTATTATGATTTCCAGGATTATTGATCAATAAAATAACAGACAGGAACGGCGCCTTATATAGGGCGCCGTTCTTTATTACACTATTTTAAATAATAATGGGGAAAAGCTTTATGGGTAGATGATCAGGAATATGAAGGCCAGGAGGTTTACCAGCAATACAGCTCCATAAACAAAATTTGTTCTTCCGGACACCAGGGAAAGCATTACGATAAATACCGACAATCCCAGCAGGATGATCGATTTAATATCCAATCCCAGGATGATTTTCATATCGTAAATACTGCTCACCACAGCCACGCAGGGAATGGTAAGGCCAATACTCGCCAGGGCTGATCCCAGGGCCAGGTTCATGCTGGTTTGTAACCTGTTCTTCCTGGCGGCATTGATAGCCGCAATGCTTTCCGGCAGGAGGATCACGGCGGCAATGATCACACCTACCAGGGATTTGGGCAGGTTATTGGCGATCACCATATTTTCGATAGTAGGAGAAAGCGTTTTAGCCAGCAATACTACAATGCCGAGGCTCACCAGCAGAAATATCAGGCTCACCACCATTTTAGTACTTGTAACAACTACCTCATGAATAACTTCGCCATCCTTTTGCGGCAGGAAGTAGTCGCGGTGGCGCCGGGTCTGCGCCAACAGGAAGAAAGCGTATATGATGAGACAGGCTACGGAAGCAAAAACCAGTTGCGGTTCGGAATAATACGGGCCTGTTACGCTGGTGGTAAAAGTGGGAAATATGAGCGTCAGTATAATAATAGCTATCAGTGAAACAAGCGCAATGGTGCCGGAGTGTTTGGAAAAGATCTGTTCTCTGAACTTCAGCCCGCCCAGGAACAGGCAAAGCCCCACGATCCCGTTCAATATAAGCATGACTGCTGAATAAATAGTATCCCGCGCCAGTGCTTCCGCTTCTTCGCCGCCGGCTACCATCAGCGATATGATAATGGATACTTCAATAATGGTAATGGCGATGGCCAGGATAATAGTTCCATACGGTTCTCCAACTTTGTGCGCAATGACCTCTGAATGATGCACTGCCGCCATTACACTGGCCCCCAGCAGCAAGCTGGCTATGATCTGAAAAGTGCCGCTATCGTAAATGAGACCTGAGAAAAAGAGTATCCAGGCTAAGATGGGTCCAATGACAGTCCACTGTAAGAATAATTTCATCGTCTGTTATATTAAAGCTGTGAGCAATGATCGAAAAATCTATTTCATGCATGCTGGCGATGATTCGCAAAGACAGGACAGGTCTATTGCGCCAAATATAAGGATATATGTTAAGGTATAATGATTTACCGCATTATAATACCATAAGTTTTGGTATATAGAAGGGGCTTGTTCTTCAGACCATCAAACGCTATTGAATCGTTTTTACTGGCCTGGAACTTTAAGGATCTTCTATTGTTGTGGGGAGAATGGGCGGATTGCTAACAAATCAGCTCAAGCCATATTTATCAAGCAACGCTTGCTGTTGTTCAGGATAGTATGTAAGTCCAAACTTTTTATCAAGCTCAGCAATACGTTTAGCAATTGCTGGTTCTTCAAATGTTATATTACGTTTGATAACCTCCGGAATAATCTGGTGATATACTTCTTCCAGGTAATCTTCAAAGTTCTGATTGAAATACATATCAATAAGGCGGAGATTTTCATTTCCGGAATTCCAGACTACATGCACTATTCCTCTTGGTCTCAAATGCCAGCTACCTGCTGAGACCTCTATCACTTCATTATCCATCAATACTGATGCAGTCCCTTCCATAACGTACATTAATTCGTCCAGATCAGCATGTTTATGCGGACTTCCTGCAATCTTTTTCGGAGCTAAAACTGCTTCTACACAGGAAAACTGCTTATTTGTCTGAGCGCTGCGGATCAACGTTCTCATATCACCTCCCATAGCTCCAGGCGCTAAAGGTTCTTTAGGAAGGATTAAAAACGGTAGAGGAGGGGGCTGGGAGGTAGTTTCTTTTATATTCCTGGATTCGTTGCAGGAAACCGAAGGAAGCATAAATATCCCTGTTGTCAGTAAACCGATCTGTTGAATAGCGTTACGCCTGGAATTTGGGTTGCTTTTCATATTTCTATTATTTAATCACGCATGTGTATTAATAAATAGTGAATTACATTTTACCAACTTACCGGTAAGACATCGTTTTGTTCCTCCAATAAAAAATAGGAATCCATGATCCGAATATAATCGGAATGGTTCAAAAAAAAAGCCCCATAAAGGGGCTTTCGTATCGGCAGGAATTTTGTTTAATACCTGTTTCTGTTGTAGCTATTACGGTTATTGAAACCGCCTCTGCCGCCGCCGCCATCACGTGAAGGCCTTTCTTCTTTCGGTTTGGCAACAGACACACTGATGTTCCTGCTTTCCACTGTAGCACCATCCAGTTCGTTGATGGCTTTCTGGGCAGCAGCGTCATCTGGCATTTCAACAAAGCCGAAGCCTCTTGACCTGCCTGTTTCGCGATCTGTAATAACTTTAGCTGAGGTAACTTCTCCATAAGGAGCAAAAAATTCTTTCAGGTCTTCATCCTGAACGTTGAAGCTTAAATTTGAAACGTAAATGTTCATTCCGTGAAATTAAATTGATGAGTAATTTCTGAGGAAAGCATGAAGTAAAAAACTAACTATAATGCAGATAAACTTAGCAATGTAATTAATGGATACCAATACTAGCTCAAAATAACTATATGAAGATAGTATATTTTTTAAACTTTTTACATTTTCAGATAAAAATTAATGGGTCTAACCCTCACCTTTAAGTCACTCTTCAGCAAAACACTTCAATTTGGGCGCTTTCCAAACCTGGTTTATACCTGGTCAACAGGGGCTTATCAGTGCCTCCTTATAGAAGGAAAAGAATAAGTCAGCGCAGCTTATTTCACCGCCAAAAGCGGTCAAAAACCTGGCAAAAAGAAGAGAAAAACCCCATAAAAGGCCAAAATCCAGGGTTATTTCCCGAAAATCATCTCCTAATAATCATGCGATAAATTTGTATTTTGACCCCAGCAGAAGGAATTTTTGACGCTTTTAAAAAGACGATAGCAAGAGAAATGAGCTCTTGAGGAAATAAAAATGACAGCTGAAAAATGAAGAAAATATATTTGAGTTTCCTGCTGATTATCCTTTTTTCAAACATAATTGATGGCCAGCAGCTACGGGAGCAGGATATTCAGAAGATCACAAAATCCAGTAAAAGCCATCGGATAATAGGTCTGGGAGAAGAAGAACATTTTTTCTATGGATCAAATAGTAATCGAATTGAAATAATAAAAGAACTGATCAGAAAAAGGCTGGTTCAATCGATCGTTTTTGAGTATCCGGGACTGAATGCTTTTTTCATAAACGAGTATATCCATAACAGACTTAATAAGGCAGACCTGCTATCTTCATTAAGAAAATTCAAACCACTTGATGCCGGCCCATTTTTCGACAGTAAGGAAATGCTATCATTTATTGATTGGGTCAAAGAGAAAAACAGAACAGGAAATGACATAGATATACTTGGCATGGACTTCTACAATTATAGTACGGCAGTAGAAATTCTGCAAAGCACCCAAATAGCAGATAAAAACAAGATCACCCTGGATAGTATACGTCACAGCTTTGATACATTGACCTATTATCTTAAAACCAGTCCATCCAGCCTGGTAAAGGAAGAAACCCGGAGGTTGGCAGAAGAAAACTTCGGAAAAGTAAAAACATTGCTATCTACGATAGATACGGCATCATCAGTATCCATACGGCATGTTACGCGCGACCTCTATGATTATGCTTACCTTTTTACCAGCCTCAATAGCCGGGATAGTGTTTTGTTCCGGAACTTCAGGAGAATTGACAATGAGAAAAAAACATTTCTGATCTGGGCGGCAAACTTCCATATTCAGAATGACAGTCTGAATATGCCAATTCATTCCGTGAGCCTGTTCGGAAACTTAATGGCAAAGCAGTATAAAGAGCAGTATTATAAGATCGGGGTGCTCGGTTCAAATCCCTGCAAGCAAACCAATGATCACAGGGTTCTCATCCCAGATGCGTCCTGTAGCATAAAAGCAAAATTAGACCTGATTGTAATAATAGAAAAAGGGGATCGGACCACCAGCATACTTAATAACCAGGAAATGCCATTTTGAAGCAGCCATGCTACCTTTAAAAGGCAACATTTTCTGATAGCCTACTATATATCACAGCTTGCTATTCAAGCCACCAAACAAGTTTAAATCACTTGTCTTCTATTCAGCAGCATGCATGGAAATTCATTTCTGGCAAAGGCAAACAAAAAAGGGGCAGTAATTGCCCCTTTTGGAATTAAATCATGAATCAAAATTTAAACAGCAGACCTGCTTCACAAGCCGGACACCTGTAACCATTTTGCTGTACTGGTAGAGGCTGTATTAAATATTGCGTCTTCACCGCTCACATTATCCGTGATCGAAAAATTGACGAGCAGCTTTCCAGAATAAATATTCAGTTTGGAACGCGGGATAGCGATTTCCACTACATAGCCTTCATCCGTGTCGGAATCCTGCCCAATGGTTCCCTGGTAAGTTGCCTTCGTGTTAGCCTGTGGGTTTCCTGCAACCCAGCCGCCATTATAACCATTGGTAGACCTTAATCCATCGTGTGAAACGATGAACCGCCTGGCGCCATTGGTTAACAGATCGTTACTGGTAACAGGGCTGATCAGTAAAGTTGCAACGTCTGTGCTGGCAAGCTTTTCATCAAGGACCTCTATCAGAAAATATACGCTGTCGCTATTGGCAGCAGCCCTGAGTGTTGCCTGGGCCTGGGATTTTTCACCAACAAAGAGGGCCTCATCTGTATTGGCCCATTCCGAGCTGTTCCCGTTAACCTGAATGGTCTGGGAGGCTGCCTGAATACCATGGTTGAGGACGAATTTGGCAAGCTTGATCACGCCGCCGGAAGGATTGGGAAAGACGCCAATGATCTGGTGACTGTTCTCCAATTCCAGGGATCCCCAATAGCCGCCTGTCATGGGCGTATAATCATCCCCAAACTGGCGGGCGGCTGTGTCCCCCATCTTCAGGTGAAACCCGGAGCTGCGATTATACGAAAGAACGGTTTCTCCGGACGGGAACTGTCTGAGGTAAGGAGCGGATCCCAGGAAAGCACCATCATTGCGGTCTGCCGGACCTTCCTGGTTCACGGCAAGATGTGTCCATTCGCCGTCTGTTCCGGAGTAACCAAAGGAGATGTAATAGCCATCCCCGGTATTTGCTTCCATTGCTGCTGCCAGCTCATTTCTGTTATTGAGCTTTATAACAGAAGGCATCTGGTTGTTGAAGAAAGATACGCCGTTGTACGTATACAGCGTGCGCAATACATAGTAAGGATCGGCGCCGAAGGCAGGCGTCCAGGTATTGCCATTGTCACTGGATTCTACCATTCCCGTGCCGGTATCCGTTCCTACAACCCCGGTCCTGTCGCTATCGGTAAAATAGCAGTGGATCTCACCGGAGGGCAACTGCAGCAGGTACGATTCCCAGTTGACTCCCTGATAGATCTGTATAGCAGCACTCCAGGTAACGCCATTATCAGTGCTTCGCCGCAGCGCAATGCCGGCATCGAGCGGCTTTTGCCTGTACCCGGAATTGGCCCGGTAGGAAGCTACCGCAATAATATCTCCATTGGCAAGCACAAGAGCGTCACCATTCGAGAACCTGCGCTCATTTGCCAGTCCATCCTGGTCAATAATAGCGTAGCTTTTGAAGAGCTCATTTTTGGGCGTAAATGTTCTTGCATCAGGGCTGGTAGCGTACCGGACGCTGCCGCCTACCTGGTTATTGTGATAAAACAGGATGTAGCTGCCATTGGCCATTTTCTTTATGCGGGGATAGTTGGGGGCCGTCACGCCCAGGGAAGTCTGGCCTAAAGAAACGTAAGTCCGGTAGTTCATTTTCAGGGATGACCTGGAAGTAGATGCAGCATGGGAATTGATGCTTGTTATTCCCTGGTTAAGATCCTGGATAGGCGTGATCTGCAGCAACTGGGGACTTAATAGTTCCAGTCCGATCTCGCTTTCCGGAAAAGCACTTTTTTTACAAGCCCAAAACAGGCTGGATGCGGTGGCCAGCAGAACGCAGGTCCTGATGGCATTTTTTCTAAAATTCATTGACAAGGATTTTGATGTTATAAAAATAGTATCTCCCAATAGTAGGGAGATACGGGTTTCTGTTGCTATAGCAACGCCGCATCTTTCATCGCTGTAAAAGATCAGCCCACAGGCGTTGCCTGATCATTGTTGTACGGATAAAATTGAGGACTGAAGGGCAGGCGCTATCCAGCTGGCAAAAGCCAGTTCCGGCAACACTGCCTCTCGAAAAAATCCTGATATCTGTAAAGGTCCGGGAGAGTTGATACGGTAGCCGCTTTGTTGCAGCTATACTCCGTTTGAAGCCTGCTGATTACCGTTAGAACGGTGTTTGCCAATGATACTTCTCTTTATAAAGAGGAGTTTAAACTTACTAAGAAATACAGTAATACAAAAACTGATTCTCATATATATTTTTTTGTACTAATAGAGATGGGGGACACTCAATCCGGGAGGGAAAAAGCGACAGCACTCCGGGATGTTTAAACATGCAGTAAAAACTTCTTTAAAGTGCAGTGGCAAAATACCAGGGCATATTAAAATCAGCTATTTTACAGGAATGCACATCCGACAATACTGGTATTCTCATAAATAGCCTCAGAGATATGAATAATTCTGCCATGACAAAATTTATTAAACTCTTTTCCTTACTCCTGCTACTTTCCTTATCCATGTGCGCTCAGGTAAAGAAGCATATCCTTCAATACACAACACCTGTAAAAAGTGCTGAATTCAGTGATACCTGTTGGGACGATCTGAAACCACTTGCTGAATCTATCGGCGAAAAGCGCATTGTTATGCTGGGCGAGCAGTTCCATGGAGATGGAGAGGCAATGAAACTCAAATCAAGAATTGTACGTTTCCTGCACCAGCAAATGGGGTTTAAAGTACTACTATTTGAAAGCGATTATTTTTCCCTTAATCATGGATACGATGCTTTCAAAAATGGCAGGATCTCTTTTGATAGTTTGTTATACCTGAGCGTGTTTTCTATCTGGACAGGTTGCCAACAAATGGATGAGCTTTTTCAATATATCAAAGAAAGCACTACCACCGGGAATGAGCTGATAATAAATGGGATGGACAATAGAGGAATAAGCGGGTACGGCTTTCGTTATCTCCAACCTGCTATTGAAAGCTTTTTAAGATCCGCCCGGATTCCCTTTGTGAAAGCGTCTGAATATCCATATTTCCTATCCGTTCTACGTCAATCAGCCACGCTGATTTTTGGCAAGAACAAGGCAGCCATTGACAGTATGGTACAACTATTACCTATTGTAATAGACCAGGTATCTGAAAGGCCCGTCGCCCGGGACCACCTGAATAGCAGCTTTTACCTGAACGTGCTCAATGGCCTGTTGATCAATTACCAGTTGAGCTTGCATTATTTTTACGGGAACGAATATAAACTGCATCGGAAAGATCATCCCCTGCATGATTATCAGCTGGCTGAAAATTTGCAATGGCTGGTCACTAAAAAATTCCCTGCTGACAAGATCATTGTTTGGGCGCACAATGAACACATAGAAAAAGGGGAGATGCGCCCGCATCAATCCAGTGGCTATAACAGTATGGGATACTTATTTACCCGGAAGCCCGGGATGCTCCGGCAATCCTATATTCTTGGGGCTACCTGTTATGAAGGAAGCGGAAAGATGGTTGGTCATCCAGAGGCGACAAAGACTACCCGACCTTCCAGAAACAGCATAGAAGCCTGGCTCCATGGAACAGGCAACCAGTATGCTTTTTCAGACCTTTCGCATTTAAACAGGATTGACAGCAGCGCCAGATTTATTATGAGAACCTATTTTAACACAGAATCCAACCAGGAATGGACAAAATACTATGACGGGATCCTGTATAATAATTTTGCACACCCTTGCATAGAGAAGGCCCGAAACAAATTGAACGGTCAGCAGCTATCAGGCCAGGATCCAGAATAAGAGTTGGACTATGGCTGACCTCCGGTAAGCCTGTTGGGTCCTGCCAGAATACAGTATTACCCGCAAATCCCTGATTTTTATCCTAAAAAGCTGGTTAATATGCTTTTTACGGTATCTTTGCTGCCCAAAATACCGGAATTCGGGTAGTAGCGCAGCCCGGTAGCGCACTACGTTCGGGACGTAGGGGTCGCTGGTTCGAATCCAGTCTACCCGACAAGTAATCAAAAGAGCCTTCAAATCCAATGACTTGAAGGCTCTTTTGGGTTAGAAATATCTTGCAACGCTCATGAGAGAAATGAGTCCGGTCCGTTGACCATTCATATATACAAGGGATCCAGCAACCTGGCCATTCATAAAAAAATCTTATTAACTCGTTCCAGCCAATTC from Candidatus Pseudobacter hemicellulosilyticus encodes the following:
- a CDS encoding DNA/RNA non-specific endonuclease yields the protein MSTELFISGYRTNFLNAAVNLPTLNSKQSEDLAPVDGRPDNVAEYINYSLQVSASRGFPYYTASNIDGVNFKKAPRRDAWRTDQRISREHQWGPELYRADKSDFDKGHMTKREDVQWGDSIAIASKAADATFFYTNAVPQHAQLNQQIWRSLEDYVLHTEARQHDLLISVFTGPVLSKKDPWFVTPVKNRRLQLPILFWKIIYFTRKDGSLYRVGFLMSQSSLLFSEGIVETAITEKARGEETEEDQLFMEFEEADTYQVNIGTIETLSGLQFAKASEPFEDSRSIRLVLKEIDIKESIKESNNAYEQIGFRIEGLQI
- a CDS encoding ionic transporter y4hA, with the protein product MKLFLQWTVIGPILAWILFFSGLIYDSGTFQIIASLLLGASVMAAVHHSEVIAHKVGEPYGTIILAIAITIIEVSIIISLMVAGGEEAEALARDTIYSAVMLILNGIVGLCLFLGGLKFREQIFSKHSGTIALVSLIAIIILTLIFPTFTTSVTGPYYSEPQLVFASVACLIIYAFFLLAQTRRHRDYFLPQKDGEVIHEVVVTSTKMVVSLIFLLVSLGIVVLLAKTLSPTIENMVIANNLPKSLVGVIIAAVILLPESIAAINAARKNRLQTSMNLALGSALASIGLTIPCVAVVSSIYDMKIILGLDIKSIILLGLSVFIVMLSLVSGRTNFVYGAVLLVNLLAFIFLIIYP
- a CDS encoding cupin domain-containing protein, with amino-acid sequence MKSNPNSRRNAIQQIGLLTTGIFMLPSVSCNESRNIKETTSQPPPLPFLILPKEPLAPGAMGGDMRTLIRSAQTNKQFSCVEAVLAPKKIAGSPHKHADLDELMYVMEGTASVLMDNEVIEVSAGSWHLRPRGIVHVVWNSGNENLRLIDMYFNQNFEDYLEEVYHQIIPEVIKRNITFEEPAIAKRIAELDKKFGLTYYPEQQQALLDKYGLS
- a CDS encoding RNA-binding protein is translated as MNIYVSNLSFNVQDEDLKEFFAPYGEVTSAKVITDRETGRSRGFGFVEMPDDAAAQKAINELDGATVESRNISVSVAKPKEERPSRDGGGGRGGFNNRNSYNRNRY
- a CDS encoding erythromycin esterase family protein — translated: MKKIYLSFLLIILFSNIIDGQQLREQDIQKITKSSKSHRIIGLGEEEHFFYGSNSNRIEIIKELIRKRLVQSIVFEYPGLNAFFINEYIHNRLNKADLLSSLRKFKPLDAGPFFDSKEMLSFIDWVKEKNRTGNDIDILGMDFYNYSTAVEILQSTQIADKNKITLDSIRHSFDTLTYYLKTSPSSLVKEETRRLAEENFGKVKTLLSTIDTASSVSIRHVTRDLYDYAYLFTSLNSRDSVLFRNFRRIDNEKKTFLIWAANFHIQNDSLNMPIHSVSLFGNLMAKQYKEQYYKIGVLGSNPCKQTNDHRVLIPDASCSIKAKLDLIVIIEKGDRTTSILNNQEMPF
- a CDS encoding erythromycin esterase family protein; translated protein: MAKYQGILKSAILQECTSDNTGILINSLRDMNNSAMTKFIKLFSLLLLLSLSMCAQVKKHILQYTTPVKSAEFSDTCWDDLKPLAESIGEKRIVMLGEQFHGDGEAMKLKSRIVRFLHQQMGFKVLLFESDYFSLNHGYDAFKNGRISFDSLLYLSVFSIWTGCQQMDELFQYIKESTTTGNELIINGMDNRGISGYGFRYLQPAIESFLRSARIPFVKASEYPYFLSVLRQSATLIFGKNKAAIDSMVQLLPIVIDQVSERPVARDHLNSSFYLNVLNGLLINYQLSLHYFYGNEYKLHRKDHPLHDYQLAENLQWLVTKKFPADKIIVWAHNEHIEKGEMRPHQSSGYNSMGYLFTRKPGMLRQSYILGATCYEGSGKMVGHPEATKTTRPSRNSIEAWLHGTGNQYAFSDLSHLNRIDSSARFIMRTYFNTESNQEWTKYYDGILYNNFAHPCIEKARNKLNGQQLSGQDPE